The Centroberyx gerrardi isolate f3 chromosome 12, fCenGer3.hap1.cur.20231027, whole genome shotgun sequence genome has a window encoding:
- the LOC139917914 gene encoding beta-1,4-galactosyltransferase 3, with protein sequence MIGIQSKWRYLFMFLGIQLVVMALLSREGYHKRVTYFIRIFRKPDSTSLTARNHTTSGINAGDVYANLSHLSKVHNPGDGMPYCPKTSPYIGGPIHVSFPSRLTLAEVQRKNPLVVRGGRYRPPNCEARHRTAIIIPHRHREHHLKFLLYYLHPFLQRQQLNYGIYIIHQAGNYTFNRAKLMNVGFREAMREEDWDCLFFHDVDLIPEDDRNTYVCDSNPKHAAIAMDKFGYKLPYKMYFGGVSALTPLHYLKMNGFPNNYWGWGGEDDDIGVRVSLGGMYITRPSLKVGRYKMIKHKLDEGNDVNPKRFNMLAKTRQTWKLDGMNTAEYEIVSRQYMPLYTNITVNIGTEAGLHAPPPTPPAKPPGKPPGKPPGKTPGKPPAEPPAEPPAKVPAKGPANPSAKLKEDRPGSTNA encoded by the exons ATGATCGGCATCCAGTCCAAATGGCGCTACCTGTTCATGTTCCTGGGCATCCAGCTGGTGGTCATGGCGCTGCTGTCCCGAGAGGGCTACCACAAGAGGGTCACCTACTTCATCCGCATCTTCCGCAAGCCCGACAGCACCAGCTTGACGGCCCGCAACCACACGACGAGCGGAATTAACGCCGGGGACGTATACGCCaacctgtcccacctgtccaAGGTTCATAACCCTGGAGACGGCATGCCCTACTGCCCCAAGACGTCCCCTTATATCG GCGGGCCAATCCACGTCAGTTTTCCGTCGCGGCTCACTCTAGCCGAAGTCCAAAGGAAAAACCCACTAGTGGTGCGAGGAGGACGCTACAGGCCGCCTAACTGTGAGGCGCGGCATCGCACCGCCATCATCATTCCCCACAGACACAGGGAACACCACCTCAAGTTTCTACTCTACTACCTGCACCCTTTCCTGCAGCGGCAACAGCTCAACTATGGAATTTACATTATTCACCAG GCAGGAAACTACACATTTAACAGGGCCAAGCTGATGAACGTGGGTTTCCGGGAGGCCATGAGGGAGGAAGACTGGGACTGTCTCTTCTTCCACGACGTGGATCTCATCCCCGAGGACGATCGCAACACATACGTGTGTGACTCCAACCCCAAGCATGCAGCCATCGCCATGGACAAGTTTGGCTACAA GCTTCCATACAAGATGTACTTTGGAGGAGTGTCAGCCCTGACGCCACTGCACTACCTCAAAATGAACGGCTTTCCCAACAACTACTGGGGCTGGGGTGGTGAGGACGACGATATTGGAGTCAG agTGTCTCTGGGAGGGATGTATATCACTCGTCCATCACTGAAGGTGGGCCGTTACAAGATGATTAAACACAAGCTGGATGAAGGCAATGATGTGAACCCAAAGAG GTTCAACATGCTGGCCAAGACGCGTCAGACCTGGAAGCTGGACGGGATGAACACGGCCGAGTACGAGATCGTGTCACGGCAATACATGCCCCTCTACACCAACATCACCGTCAATATCGGCACCGAGGCCGGTCTACACGCTCCTCCCCCAACGCCTCCTGCCAAACCCCCAGGCAAACCCCCAGGCAAACCCCCAGGAAAAACCCCAGGCAAACCCCCGGCCGAACCGCCGGCTGAACCACCGGCCAAAGTCCCGGCAAAAGGCCCGGCCAACCCCTCTGCCAAACTCAAAGAGGATCGGCCAGGATCGACTAATGCCTAA